From Candidatus Binatia bacterium, the proteins below share one genomic window:
- a CDS encoding aldo/keto reductase — MPCLRCGGIRQERLVQVRRPIALGLYGVGFALAWLWGGALLHDLLEGGQRSLLPVWHAIVPAVVLIAATVALFARFRQRVCVTCEDAAPAWLLRPLTADRSVDALSSLTRRKVLRVLGGIGTGVAATAGGVAVAVGRNRGWLPVARDFFMTKVENIAPQARPEWGAARIRSYRRLGRTNAMVSDISLGSGRINDAQVARYAIERGITYFDTAPDYSDNLSERVLGEAIKGHRDQIFLATKFCVRDGHLPNDTPVAQIIEAVEGSLKRLQTDHVDLIHVHSCDRVERLLAPNIHEAFDRLKEQGKVRFLGVSTHTPNLEEVANAAIDSGRFDVMMLAYHFGMWPSFGAILDKAKAHDVGIVAMKTLKGAKHTNLADFRAEADSYAQAAFRWVLSNPAVACLVISIYEQRQVDEYVFASGAAVRPTDVALLRRYDDLVTGDYCQPHCGVCLDSCAYDLPINDVLRYRMYFKDYHWESEGQRLYAKLERNASACLDCAAPCANTCPIGVPIREKMLDAHRWFKV; from the coding sequence ATGCCTTGTCTGCGATGTGGGGGTATCCGGCAGGAACGATTGGTTCAGGTCCGGCGCCCGATTGCCCTCGGGCTATACGGCGTAGGGTTCGCGCTGGCGTGGCTCTGGGGTGGGGCGTTGTTGCACGATCTGCTCGAGGGCGGGCAGCGCAGCCTGTTGCCGGTGTGGCACGCTATCGTGCCGGCCGTTGTGCTGATCGCGGCGACCGTCGCGCTGTTCGCGCGCTTCCGCCAGCGTGTGTGTGTCACCTGCGAGGACGCTGCTCCGGCGTGGTTGCTCCGTCCCCTGACCGCCGACCGATCGGTGGACGCCCTCTCCAGCCTGACGCGGCGCAAGGTGCTGCGGGTGCTGGGCGGCATCGGCACCGGCGTGGCCGCGACCGCCGGCGGCGTCGCGGTCGCGGTCGGCCGCAACCGCGGTTGGCTGCCGGTGGCGCGAGACTTCTTCATGACCAAGGTGGAAAACATTGCCCCGCAGGCGCGCCCCGAGTGGGGCGCCGCGCGCATCCGCAGCTACCGGCGCCTGGGACGCACCAACGCGATGGTCTCGGACATCTCGCTCGGCTCCGGCCGCATCAATGACGCGCAGGTGGCGCGCTATGCCATCGAGCGCGGCATTACCTATTTCGACACGGCGCCGGACTACTCGGACAATCTCTCGGAGCGCGTGCTCGGTGAGGCGATCAAGGGGCACCGCGACCAGATCTTCCTCGCCACCAAGTTCTGCGTGCGGGACGGCCACCTCCCCAACGACACGCCCGTAGCGCAGATCATCGAAGCCGTTGAGGGCAGCCTCAAACGGTTGCAGACCGACCACGTGGATCTGATCCACGTCCATTCGTGCGACCGGGTAGAGCGCCTCCTGGCGCCGAACATTCACGAGGCCTTCGACCGGCTAAAGGAGCAAGGGAAGGTGCGGTTCCTCGGGGTGAGCACGCACACGCCGAACCTGGAAGAGGTTGCCAACGCCGCCATCGATTCGGGGCGCTTCGATGTCATGATGCTCGCGTACCATTTCGGAATGTGGCCGAGCTTCGGTGCCATTCTCGACAAGGCGAAGGCGCACGACGTCGGTATCGTGGCGATGAAGACGCTGAAAGGGGCAAAGCACACCAATCTGGCCGACTTCCGTGCGGAGGCCGACAGCTACGCCCAGGCGGCGTTCCGCTGGGTGCTGTCCAACCCCGCGGTGGCGTGTCTGGTGATCTCGATCTACGAGCAGCGGCAGGTAGACGAGTACGTGTTCGCGTCAGGCGCCGCGGTGCGCCCGACCGACGTCGCCCTGCTGCGACGCTACGACGACCTGGTGACCGGCGACTACTGCCAGCCGCACTGCGGCGTCTGCCTCGATTCGTGCGCCTACGATCTGCCGATCAACGACGTCCTGCGCTACCGCATGTACTTCAAGGACTATCACTGGGAGAGCGAGGGCCAACGGCTCTACGCCAAGCTCGAGCGCAATGCCTCGGCGTGCCTCGACTGCGCCGCGCCGTGTGCCAACACCTGCCCGATCGGTGTGCCGATCCGGGAGAAGATGCTCGACGCGCACCGGTGGTTCAAGGTGTAG